Proteins encoded in a region of the Salvelinus fontinalis isolate EN_2023a chromosome 17, ASM2944872v1, whole genome shotgun sequence genome:
- the LOC129814388 gene encoding UAP56-interacting factor-like isoform X2, producing MSNVGFSNVRGSTSEGPDKVDMSLDDIIRLNKKEQQARRPGPGNRRPLQKGKGFVQGKPVGAGGQTQRGGGVARRGVTRVGVGRGRKIPPPVGQSRGQGVITGLAARKMSAVQKGISPLNRPTVNQKSRPFNNQPRPFNNQPRPFNNQPRPFNNQSWPFIQSAQFRQTQGQRRPYRQTDVQRGPDTTTQTRPVQLRGRPLPPVHQTQREARQATFLFHRGLKVHAQVQKPAPTSLPPTPVRSRQWRTSTNSSGILTVSIDNPTATMTQPEPPRAWSLHPSAPISPAPVKVEEEKKPVPPKGVPLQFDINSVGKQTAMTLNERFRILKDQRIATAQTSKGSRFVTVG from the exons ATGAGTAACGTTGGTTTTTCGAATGTACGGGGGAGCACTTCTGAGGGACCTGATAAGGTTGACATGTCTTTAG ATGATATCATTCGTCTGAACAAGAAAGAGCAACAAGCACGGAGGCCAGGCCCAGGGAACCGCAGGCCATTACAGAAGGGAAAGGGCTTTGTACAAGGGAAACCAGTTGGAGCTGGAGGACAGACCCAAAGAG GAGGTGGTGTAGCAAGAAGGGGCGTAACGAGAGTGGGTGTTGGAAGAGGCCGGAAGATTCCCCCTCCGGTTGGTCAAAGCCGGGGTCAAGGGGTTATCACTGGACTGGCGGCCCGGAAGATGTCAGCCGTACAGAAAGGCATCAGTCCACTCAACCGACCGACTGTCAACCAG AAGTCACGGCCCTTCAACAACCAACCGCGGCCCTTCAACAACCAACCGCGGCCCTTCAACAACCAACCGCGGCCTTTCAACAACCAATCGTGGCCTTTTATCCAATCAGCCCAATTCAGACAGACGCAAGGCCAGAGGAGgccgtacagacagacagacgtacagAGAGGCCCTGACACGACGACACAGACAAGACCCGTTCAGCTGCGGGGACG GCCCCTGCCGCCTGTCCATCAAACCCAGAGAGAAGCCCGCCAGGCCACGTTTCTCTTCCACAGGGGCCTCAAG GTTCACGCCCAGGTGCAGAAGCCAGCTCCAACCTCTCTACCCCCTACTCCAGTTAGATCTCGCCA ATGGCGCACGTCAACAAACAGCAGTGGGATCCTGACCGTTTCCATCgacaaccccactgccaccatgacGCAGCCTGA GCCTCCCCGTGCTTGGTCCCTGCACCCCTCGGCACCCATCAGCCCGGCCCCAGtcaaggtggaggaggagaagaaaccaGTACCACCTAAAGGAGTCCCCCTGCAGTTTGACATCAACAGTGTGGGGAAACAG ACAGCGATGACTTTGAATGAGCGATTCCGCATCCTGAAAGACCAGCGCATCGCCACTGCGCAGACCAGCAAAGGCAGCCGATTCGTCACCGTGGGTTAA
- the LOC129814388 gene encoding UAP56-interacting factor-like isoform X1, protein MSNVGFSNVRGSTSEGPDKVDMSLDDIIRLNKKEQQARRPGPGNRRPLQKGKGFVQGKPVGAGGQTQRGGGVARRGVTRVGVGRGRKIPPPVGQSRGQGVITGLAARKMSAVQKGISPLNRPTVNQKSRPFNNQPRPFNNQPRPFNNQPRPFNNQSWPFIQSAQFRQTQGQRRPYRQTDVQRGPDTTTQTRPVQLRGRPLPPVHQTQREARQATFLFHRGLKVHAQVQKPAPTSLPPTPVRSRQWRTSTNSSGILTVSIDNPTATMTQPEPPRAWSLHPSAPISPAPVKVEEEKKPVPPKGVPLQFDINSVGKQQTAMTLNERFRILKDQRIATAQTSKGSRFVTVG, encoded by the exons ATGAGTAACGTTGGTTTTTCGAATGTACGGGGGAGCACTTCTGAGGGACCTGATAAGGTTGACATGTCTTTAG ATGATATCATTCGTCTGAACAAGAAAGAGCAACAAGCACGGAGGCCAGGCCCAGGGAACCGCAGGCCATTACAGAAGGGAAAGGGCTTTGTACAAGGGAAACCAGTTGGAGCTGGAGGACAGACCCAAAGAG GAGGTGGTGTAGCAAGAAGGGGCGTAACGAGAGTGGGTGTTGGAAGAGGCCGGAAGATTCCCCCTCCGGTTGGTCAAAGCCGGGGTCAAGGGGTTATCACTGGACTGGCGGCCCGGAAGATGTCAGCCGTACAGAAAGGCATCAGTCCACTCAACCGACCGACTGTCAACCAG AAGTCACGGCCCTTCAACAACCAACCGCGGCCCTTCAACAACCAACCGCGGCCCTTCAACAACCAACCGCGGCCTTTCAACAACCAATCGTGGCCTTTTATCCAATCAGCCCAATTCAGACAGACGCAAGGCCAGAGGAGgccgtacagacagacagacgtacagAGAGGCCCTGACACGACGACACAGACAAGACCCGTTCAGCTGCGGGGACG GCCCCTGCCGCCTGTCCATCAAACCCAGAGAGAAGCCCGCCAGGCCACGTTTCTCTTCCACAGGGGCCTCAAG GTTCACGCCCAGGTGCAGAAGCCAGCTCCAACCTCTCTACCCCCTACTCCAGTTAGATCTCGCCA ATGGCGCACGTCAACAAACAGCAGTGGGATCCTGACCGTTTCCATCgacaaccccactgccaccatgacGCAGCCTGA GCCTCCCCGTGCTTGGTCCCTGCACCCCTCGGCACCCATCAGCCCGGCCCCAGtcaaggtggaggaggagaagaaaccaGTACCACCTAAAGGAGTCCCCCTGCAGTTTGACATCAACAGTGTGGGGAAACAG CAGACAGCGATGACTTTGAATGAGCGATTCCGCATCCTGAAAGACCAGCGCATCGCCACTGCGCAGACCAGCAAAGGCAGCCGATTCGTCACCGTGGGTTAA